A genomic window from Microbacterium sp. ET2 includes:
- the bcp gene encoding thioredoxin-dependent thiol peroxidase, with the protein MTRLEPGDLAPDFTLDDQDSTPVSLADFRGTGVVLFFYPAAMTPGCTTEACDFRDSLAPLQAAGFAVLGISRDDAATLQKFRERDGLTYPLLSDPDHAVHDAYGAWGEKSNYGKTVQGVVRSTFVIDADGRVAHALYNVKATGHVARVRSILGLAA; encoded by the coding sequence ATGACGCGTCTGGAACCCGGAGACCTCGCCCCCGACTTCACCCTCGATGACCAGGACTCCACGCCGGTCTCGCTCGCCGACTTCCGCGGCACCGGTGTGGTGCTCTTCTTCTACCCCGCCGCGATGACCCCCGGGTGCACCACCGAGGCGTGCGACTTCCGCGACTCGCTCGCCCCGCTGCAGGCCGCAGGGTTCGCCGTGCTCGGAATCTCGCGCGACGACGCGGCGACCCTGCAGAAGTTCCGCGAGCGCGACGGTCTCACCTACCCGCTGCTCAGCGATCCCGACCATGCCGTGCACGACGCCTACGGCGCCTGGGGAGAGAAGTCCAACTACGGCAAGACGGTGCAGGGTGTCGTCCGCTCGACCTTCGTGATCGACGCGGACGGCCGTGTCGCTCACGCCCTCTACAACGTCAAGGCCACCGGCCACGTCGCCCGGGTGCGGAGCATCCTGGGCCTCGCCGCCTGA
- a CDS encoding multifunctional oxoglutarate decarboxylase/oxoglutarate dehydrogenase thiamine pyrophosphate-binding subunit/dihydrolipoyllysine-residue succinyltransferase subunit, with the protein MSSQVTGVGVSSEGEFGANEWLVDELYEQYKVDKNSVDKEWWPILEAYHPVEVDGGGADDSAAASDAAPAKDPSPPASDAPGASDAPAASDAPASSPANDAHPITAPVPVIGAQPVARTTAKPAAPQPIPAQAPKVTPSAAPEQADEDTVTVLKGITKTLAANMDQSLTVPTATSVRTVPAKLMIDNRIVINNHMSRTRGGKVSFTHLIGWAMIQALKAFPSQNVFYAEVDGKPSVVAPAHINLGIAIDLPKPDGTRSLLVPSIKRAESLTFGEYLASYEDLVTRARGNKLTAADFQGTTISLTNPGGIGTVHSVPRLMKGQGCIVGAGALDYPAEFQGASEKTLNEMAIGKTITLTSTYDHRVIQGAGSGEFLKIIHELLIGKRGFYDDIFAALRIPYAPIHWASDINVDVAERVDKTARVQELINSFRVRGHLMADIDPLEYVQRTHPDLEIEQHGLTFWDLDREFVTGGFGGKRLMKLREILGVLRDSYCRTIGLEYMHIQDPEQRLWFQQNVEVKYTKPGHDEQLRILSKLNQAEAFETFLQTKYVGQKRFSLEGGESLIPLLDEVLQGAAQAGLDGAAIGMAHRGRLNVLTNIGGKTYGQVFREFEGSVAVGAKRGSGDVKYHLGTEGTFVADDGSELPVYLAANPSHLETVDGVLEGIVRARQDRKPVGTFSWLPVLIHGDAAFAGQGVVVETLQMSQLRGYRTGGTVHIVVNNQVGFTTMPGDARTSVYATDVAKTIQAPIFHVNGDDPEAVVRVAQLAFAFREKFHRDVVIDLVCYRRRGHNEGDDPSMTQPLMTNLIEAKRSVRRLYTEALVGRGDITEEEYEQAKRDFQNRLEIAFAETHAAETGSSPTVGPDANEAGATPAGELDTTGVSRDMVHLIGDAFVNKPDGFTVHGKLQQLLDKRLDMSRNGNIDWGFAELLAFGSLLVEGTSVRLAGQDSRRGTFVQRHSVLHDRQNGQEWIPLTNLADNQGRFWVYDSLLSEYAAMAFEYGYSVERTDALVLWEAQFGDFANGAQSVIDEFISSAEQKWGQQSSVTLLLPHGYEGQGPDHSSARIERYLQMCAQDNMIVARPSTPASYFHLLRRQAYARPRRPLVVFTPKAMLRLRGATSKVEDFLSGRFEPVLDDDRGVEASKVERVLLHSGKLHWDLRAELDKKPDPRIALVRLEQFYPSPVEALHRVLANYPGADLVWVQDEPENQGAWPFIALELSKHLDGRDIELISRPAMASTATGSPKVHAAEQAEIMRAALTL; encoded by the coding sequence GTGTCGAGCCAGGTGACCGGCGTCGGGGTGTCGAGCGAGGGAGAGTTCGGGGCCAACGAATGGCTGGTCGACGAACTGTACGAGCAGTACAAGGTCGACAAGAACTCCGTGGACAAGGAGTGGTGGCCGATCCTCGAGGCCTATCACCCCGTCGAGGTCGACGGTGGAGGCGCGGATGACAGCGCCGCCGCCAGCGACGCGGCACCGGCGAAGGACCCGTCGCCCCCGGCATCCGATGCGCCCGGTGCATCCGATGCGCCCGCCGCATCCGACGCTCCGGCTTCGTCCCCTGCGAACGATGCCCACCCGATCACCGCACCGGTTCCCGTGATCGGCGCCCAGCCCGTCGCCCGCACGACCGCGAAGCCGGCGGCGCCGCAGCCGATTCCGGCGCAGGCTCCCAAGGTCACCCCGTCGGCAGCACCGGAGCAGGCCGATGAAGACACGGTCACGGTCCTCAAGGGCATAACGAAGACCCTCGCGGCGAACATGGACCAGTCGCTGACCGTGCCCACCGCGACGAGCGTGCGCACCGTGCCGGCGAAGCTGATGATCGACAACCGCATCGTCATCAACAACCACATGTCGCGCACCCGCGGCGGCAAGGTGAGCTTCACCCACCTCATCGGCTGGGCCATGATCCAGGCGCTGAAGGCGTTCCCGAGCCAGAACGTCTTCTACGCCGAGGTGGACGGCAAGCCCTCGGTGGTGGCCCCCGCGCACATCAACCTCGGCATCGCGATCGACCTCCCCAAGCCCGACGGCACGCGGTCGCTCCTGGTCCCGAGCATCAAGCGGGCCGAGAGTCTCACCTTCGGCGAGTACCTCGCCTCCTACGAGGACCTGGTCACGCGTGCCCGGGGCAACAAGCTCACCGCGGCCGACTTCCAGGGCACCACGATCTCCCTCACCAACCCCGGCGGCATCGGCACCGTCCACTCGGTGCCGCGCCTGATGAAGGGTCAGGGATGCATCGTCGGCGCGGGCGCGCTGGACTACCCGGCCGAGTTCCAGGGCGCGAGCGAGAAGACGCTGAACGAGATGGCGATCGGCAAGACGATCACCCTCACCAGCACCTACGACCACCGCGTGATCCAGGGTGCCGGGTCGGGCGAGTTCCTGAAGATCATCCACGAGCTGCTCATCGGCAAGCGCGGCTTCTACGACGACATCTTCGCCGCACTGCGCATCCCTTACGCCCCGATCCACTGGGCCAGCGACATCAACGTCGACGTCGCCGAGCGGGTGGACAAGACCGCACGCGTGCAGGAACTCATCAACTCCTTCCGCGTGCGCGGCCACCTCATGGCCGACATCGACCCGCTCGAGTACGTCCAGCGCACCCACCCCGACCTCGAGATCGAGCAGCACGGGCTGACGTTCTGGGACCTCGACCGCGAGTTCGTCACCGGCGGCTTCGGCGGCAAACGCCTCATGAAGCTCCGCGAGATCCTCGGTGTGCTGCGCGACTCGTACTGCCGCACCATCGGCCTGGAGTACATGCACATTCAAGACCCCGAGCAGCGGCTGTGGTTCCAGCAGAACGTCGAGGTCAAATACACCAAGCCCGGCCACGATGAGCAGCTTCGCATCCTGTCGAAGCTGAACCAGGCCGAGGCCTTCGAGACGTTCCTCCAGACGAAGTACGTCGGCCAGAAGCGCTTCAGTCTCGAGGGCGGCGAGTCGCTCATTCCGCTGCTGGACGAGGTGCTGCAGGGTGCCGCGCAGGCGGGCCTGGACGGCGCGGCGATCGGCATGGCCCACCGCGGCCGCCTGAACGTCCTGACCAACATCGGCGGCAAGACCTACGGACAGGTGTTCCGCGAATTCGAGGGCTCGGTCGCCGTGGGGGCCAAGCGCGGCTCGGGCGACGTGAAGTATCACCTCGGCACCGAGGGCACCTTCGTCGCCGACGACGGCAGTGAGCTCCCGGTCTACCTCGCCGCCAACCCCTCGCACCTCGAGACCGTCGACGGCGTGCTGGAGGGCATCGTGCGCGCCCGCCAGGACCGCAAGCCCGTGGGCACGTTCTCGTGGCTGCCGGTCCTCATCCACGGGGATGCGGCCTTCGCCGGCCAGGGCGTGGTCGTCGAGACGCTGCAGATGTCGCAGCTGCGCGGTTACCGCACGGGCGGCACGGTCCACATCGTGGTCAACAACCAGGTCGGCTTCACCACCATGCCGGGCGACGCGCGCACCTCGGTGTACGCCACCGACGTGGCCAAGACGATCCAGGCGCCGATCTTCCATGTCAACGGCGACGACCCCGAGGCCGTCGTCCGCGTGGCGCAGCTGGCCTTCGCCTTCCGCGAGAAGTTCCACCGCGACGTCGTGATCGATCTGGTCTGCTACCGACGCCGAGGCCACAACGAGGGCGACGACCCCTCGATGACGCAGCCGCTGATGACGAACCTCATCGAGGCCAAGCGTTCGGTGCGGCGCCTCTACACGGAGGCGCTCGTCGGCCGCGGCGACATCACCGAGGAAGAGTACGAGCAGGCCAAGCGCGACTTCCAGAACCGCCTCGAGATCGCCTTCGCAGAAACGCACGCGGCCGAGACCGGATCCTCGCCCACCGTCGGTCCGGATGCGAATGAGGCCGGGGCCACGCCCGCAGGCGAGCTCGACACCACGGGCGTCTCCCGCGACATGGTGCACCTCATCGGCGACGCATTCGTCAACAAGCCCGATGGCTTCACCGTGCACGGGAAGCTCCAGCAGCTGCTGGACAAGCGCCTGGACATGAGCCGCAACGGCAACATCGATTGGGGCTTCGCCGAGCTCCTCGCCTTCGGCTCGCTGCTGGTCGAGGGCACCTCGGTGCGGCTGGCCGGTCAGGACTCCCGCCGCGGCACGTTCGTCCAGCGCCACTCGGTGCTGCATGACCGCCAGAACGGCCAGGAGTGGATTCCGCTCACGAACCTGGCCGACAACCAGGGGCGCTTCTGGGTCTACGACTCCCTGCTCAGCGAATACGCCGCGATGGCCTTCGAATACGGCTACTCGGTCGAGCGCACCGACGCGCTGGTGCTCTGGGAGGCGCAGTTCGGCGACTTCGCCAACGGCGCCCAGTCCGTCATCGACGAGTTCATCTCCTCCGCCGAGCAGAAGTGGGGCCAGCAGTCCAGCGTCACGCTCCTTCTCCCCCACGGGTACGAGGGCCAGGGGCCCGACCACTCGTCGGCGCGGATCGAGCGGTACCTGCAGATGTGCGCCCAGGACAACATGATCGTCGCTCGCCCGTCGACCCCGGCGTCGTACTTCCACCTGCTGCGTCGCCAGGCATACGCACGTCCTCGCCGACCGCTCGTCGTCTTCACGCCCAAGGCGATGCTGCGCCTGCGCGGAGCGACCAGCAAGGTCGAGGACTTCCTGTCGGGTCGCTTCGAGCCGGTGCTCGACGACGACCGCGGCGTCGAGGCGTCGAAGGTGGAGCGGGTGCTGCTGCACTCCGGCAAGCTGCACTGGGATCTGCGCGCGGAGCTCGACAAGAAGCCCGACCCGCGGATCGCCCTGGTGCGTCTGGAGCAGTTCTACCCCTCACCCGTCGAAGCGCTGCACCGCGTACTGGCCAACTACCCCGGCGCCGACCTCGTGTGGGTGCAGGACGAACCCGAGAACCAGGGCGCATGGCCGTTCATCGCCCTCGAGCTGAGCAAGCACCTCGACGGCCGCGACATCGAACTGATCTCGCGCCCCGCGATGGCGTCGACGGCGACCGGGTCGCCGAAGGTGCACGCGGCCGAGCAGGCCGAGATCATGCGGGCGGCCCTCACCTTGTAA
- the aroA gene encoding 3-phosphoshikimate 1-carboxyvinyltransferase: MTPPGYSPDSDVRAWAAPTAEGPLRAVVTVPGSKSLTNRELVLAALADGPSRLIAPLHSDDSARMIDALRALGVCVETEPGEGDFGDDLLITPIWPLHGGGAVDCGQAGTVMRFISPVAGFADNDVEVTAHETALHRPMGAMIHALRDVGVDIDDGGHWTLPFLVRGRGHVRGGEVTMDASASSQFVSGLLLAAPRFDVGLHLIHSGGRLPSIPHIDMTIEALARRGVHVERPAPGEWVVPAGPIRAKDVAIEPDLSNAAPFLAAAMIAGGSVSVTGWPLHSTQPGAMLSDILSLMGARVVRRGGALTVSAGETIAGVDLDLSAAGELTPTLFALAAFADAPTTLYGIGHIRGHETDRIAALVANLRALGGEAHELADGIRIVPRPLRAGLWRAHHDHRLATTGALVGLRVEGVSVDDIGTTAKTMPQFPQLWQGMLDGPRAAAEG; this comes from the coding sequence ATGACACCGCCCGGGTATTCCCCCGACTCCGACGTCCGCGCGTGGGCCGCCCCGACGGCGGAGGGCCCCTTGCGCGCCGTCGTCACGGTGCCGGGGTCGAAATCGCTGACCAACCGCGAACTCGTCCTCGCTGCACTCGCCGACGGCCCCAGCCGGCTGATCGCCCCGTTGCACAGCGACGACTCCGCCCGGATGATCGATGCGCTGCGGGCGCTCGGCGTCTGCGTCGAGACGGAACCCGGCGAGGGCGACTTCGGCGATGACCTGCTCATCACCCCCATCTGGCCGCTGCACGGGGGCGGCGCGGTGGACTGCGGTCAGGCCGGCACCGTGATGCGGTTCATCAGCCCCGTCGCCGGCTTCGCCGACAACGACGTCGAGGTCACCGCCCACGAGACGGCACTCCACCGCCCCATGGGTGCGATGATCCACGCGCTCCGCGATGTCGGTGTCGACATCGACGATGGCGGCCACTGGACGCTCCCCTTCCTCGTGCGGGGCCGCGGGCACGTGCGCGGTGGCGAGGTGACGATGGACGCCAGCGCCTCCAGCCAGTTCGTTTCCGGGCTGCTGCTGGCCGCTCCGCGATTCGACGTGGGCCTGCATCTCATCCATTCCGGGGGCAGGCTCCCGAGCATCCCGCACATCGACATGACGATCGAAGCCCTCGCCCGCAGAGGCGTCCATGTCGAGCGGCCCGCGCCCGGTGAGTGGGTCGTCCCCGCAGGACCCATCCGGGCGAAGGATGTCGCGATCGAACCCGACCTCTCCAACGCCGCACCGTTCCTGGCCGCGGCCATGATCGCGGGCGGCTCGGTGTCGGTGACCGGCTGGCCGCTGCACTCCACCCAGCCCGGGGCCATGCTCAGTGACATCCTGTCCCTTATGGGGGCACGCGTGGTCCGCAGAGGTGGCGCGCTGACCGTGAGCGCCGGGGAGACCATCGCGGGCGTCGACCTCGACCTCTCCGCCGCAGGCGAGCTGACCCCCACCCTGTTCGCCCTCGCCGCCTTCGCCGACGCACCGACGACCCTGTACGGCATCGGACACATCCGCGGACACGAGACCGACCGCATCGCGGCGCTCGTGGCGAACCTCCGCGCTCTGGGCGGCGAGGCGCACGAACTCGCCGACGGCATCCGCATCGTCCCGCGGCCGCTTCGTGCCGGTCTCTGGCGCGCCCACCACGATCACCGCCTCGCCACCACCGGCGCCCTCGTCGGACTGCGTGTGGAGGGGGTGTCGGTGGACGACATCGGCACGACGGCGAAGACGATGCCCCAGTTCCCGCAGCTCTGGCAGGGGATGCTCGACGGCCCCCGCGCAGCTGCGGAGGGATGA
- a CDS encoding WhiB family transcriptional regulator produces MDWRDKAACLTVDPELFFPVGNTGPAVDQIEKAKSVCARCTVTETCLQYALESGQDSGVWGGLSEDERRALKRRAARARRAS; encoded by the coding sequence ATGGATTGGCGCGACAAGGCCGCCTGCCTCACCGTCGACCCCGAGCTGTTCTTCCCCGTCGGGAACACCGGGCCTGCCGTCGACCAGATCGAGAAGGCGAAGTCCGTGTGCGCCCGGTGCACCGTCACCGAGACGTGCCTGCAGTACGCCCTCGAGAGCGGCCAGGATTCCGGCGTCTGGGGCGGGCTGTCCGAGGATGAGCGTCGCGCCCTGAAGCGTCGCGCCGCGCGCGCCCGTCGCGCCAGCTGA
- a CDS encoding zf-HC2 domain-containing protein has product MTDCGCEKARRDLEEYLRNEVCKTEHKDITEHLDNCPGCRDEALVARTLTEVVARACKETAPEELRDQILTRLRTAQATH; this is encoded by the coding sequence ATGACGGACTGCGGCTGCGAGAAGGCACGGCGCGACCTCGAGGAGTACCTCCGCAACGAGGTCTGCAAGACCGAGCACAAAGACATCACCGAGCACCTGGACAACTGCCCGGGATGCCGCGACGAGGCGTTGGTGGCCCGGACGCTCACCGAGGTCGTGGCCCGGGCGTGCAAGGAGACCGCGCCCGAGGAGCTGCGCGACCAGATCCTCACGCGGCTGCGCACCGCCCAGGCCACGCACTGA
- a CDS encoding histidine kinase, with translation MRDIIAHRIAGSLLALEGIGLLVLVGWQVVALAGGDTGILTTALALLVLTLAGAAIVLAFAGATWRRVSWGRSGGIVTQLLILAVALGAATGAYAQPFSALLLAAPGVVVLVALIWATRTSAPPEASDGDAGPGA, from the coding sequence ATGCGCGACATCATCGCCCACCGGATCGCCGGTTCGCTGCTGGCTCTCGAGGGCATAGGACTGCTGGTCCTCGTCGGCTGGCAGGTGGTCGCGCTCGCAGGCGGCGACACCGGGATCCTGACGACTGCGCTCGCCCTGCTCGTGCTGACCCTCGCCGGCGCGGCGATCGTGCTCGCGTTCGCGGGTGCCACGTGGCGGCGGGTCTCGTGGGGCCGATCGGGCGGAATCGTCACTCAGCTGTTGATCCTCGCCGTCGCGCTGGGGGCGGCGACGGGCGCCTATGCGCAGCCGTTCTCGGCGCTGCTTCTCGCGGCGCCGGGGGTGGTGGTGCTGGTCGCGCTCATCTGGGCGACTCGGACCTCGGCGCCCCCGGAAGCGTCCGACGGGGATGCGGGCCCCGGGGCGTGA
- a CDS encoding sensor histidine kinase — translation MSTLSDLVYAQGRSRSEEVEWLHGLAGDGQLLADLAFADIVIWVPTADDSFVAVAHTRPSGAATLFYRDIVSDRVRPQWATQVRDAFVSGRIVDSASPDWFEETPTRVRAVPIVRRSGETVETVGVLTRHTNLGETRTPSRQQITFNDCADDLFGMIASGEFPDLSTPTAPRRGAPRASDGLIRIDPAGVVTFASPNALSAFNRMGFDDELEGESLVEVTTRILTTRREFDESLPLVVTGRAPWRADIEAQGVTVSLRTIPLRDRGTRIGAIVLCRDVTELRHQEQELITKDATIREIHHRVKNNLQTVASLLRIQARRSHSDEAREALTQAMRRVSAIAVVHDTLSEGLTQSVDFDDVFARVLKLVAEVAAAPNTRARTRSTGRFGTLPSAYATPLALALTELVTNAVEHGLAGQEGDVEILADRSDERLEVRVRDNGVGLPEGLVGRGLGTQIVRTLIQGELGGTIDWHTLVGSGTEVTIEIPLRYIERMQG, via the coding sequence GTGTCGACGCTCAGTGATCTCGTGTACGCGCAGGGCCGCTCCCGGTCGGAGGAGGTCGAGTGGCTCCACGGCCTCGCCGGCGACGGGCAGCTCCTGGCGGACCTGGCCTTCGCCGACATCGTGATCTGGGTGCCCACCGCCGATGACTCCTTCGTCGCGGTCGCGCACACGAGGCCGAGCGGCGCGGCGACGCTGTTCTATCGCGACATCGTCAGCGACCGGGTCCGCCCCCAGTGGGCCACCCAGGTGCGCGACGCCTTCGTCTCGGGGCGCATTGTCGACTCCGCCTCACCGGACTGGTTCGAGGAGACCCCCACCCGCGTGCGGGCTGTGCCGATCGTGCGCCGAAGCGGCGAGACCGTCGAGACGGTCGGGGTGCTCACCCGTCACACCAACCTCGGCGAGACCCGCACGCCGTCGAGACAGCAGATCACCTTCAACGACTGCGCCGACGACCTGTTCGGCATGATCGCCTCGGGCGAATTCCCCGACCTGTCCACGCCGACCGCGCCGCGGCGCGGGGCGCCCCGCGCGTCGGACGGGCTCATCCGCATCGACCCCGCCGGCGTCGTCACGTTCGCCAGCCCCAACGCGCTGTCCGCCTTCAACCGGATGGGATTCGACGACGAGCTCGAGGGCGAGTCGCTGGTGGAGGTCACCACCCGCATCCTCACCACGCGACGTGAGTTCGACGAGTCGCTGCCGCTGGTGGTCACCGGCCGAGCACCGTGGCGTGCCGACATCGAGGCGCAGGGGGTCACGGTGTCGTTGCGGACCATCCCGCTCCGCGACCGTGGCACCCGCATCGGGGCGATCGTGCTCTGCCGCGATGTCACCGAGCTGCGCCACCAGGAGCAGGAGCTCATCACCAAGGACGCCACGATCCGCGAGATCCACCACCGGGTGAAGAACAACCTCCAGACGGTGGCCTCGCTGCTGCGGATCCAGGCGCGGCGGTCGCACTCCGACGAGGCTCGTGAGGCCCTCACGCAGGCCATGCGCCGGGTGTCGGCGATCGCGGTCGTGCACGACACGCTGTCGGAGGGTCTCACCCAGAGCGTGGACTTCGACGACGTGTTCGCCCGCGTGCTGAAGCTCGTCGCCGAGGTCGCGGCGGCACCCAACACCCGTGCGCGAACGCGCTCGACCGGCCGATTCGGCACCCTCCCGAGCGCCTACGCGACCCCGCTCGCGCTCGCGCTGACCGAACTCGTCACCAACGCGGTCGAGCACGGACTGGCCGGTCAAGAGGGCGACGTGGAGATCCTCGCCGACCGCAGCGACGAGCGACTCGAGGTGCGGGTCCGTGACAACGGCGTGGGTCTGCCGGAGGGCCTGGTCGGGCGCGGTCTCGGCACACAGATCGTGCGCACGCTCATCCAGGGCGAACTCGGCGGCACGATCGACTGGCACACGCTGGTCGGCAGCGGGACCGAGGTCACGATCGAGATCCCGCTGCGCTACATCGAGCGGATGCAGGGCTGA
- the rsgA gene encoding ribosome small subunit-dependent GTPase A, producing the protein MSWLDDADDDDLDFDEADVRVRPNPKANRPRTKRRPAHADAQIGRVLGVDRGRYAVLVDEDGDDEHEIIAMRARELRKVPIVTGDRARLVGDRSGDEGTLARIIGIEERSSLLRRSADDTDQVERVIVANADQMLVVVAAADPEPRERLVDRYLVAALDAGIRPLLVVTKTDLADPADFLSHFEGLDLEVFTSARGEMPVERIGASLAGHATVFVGHSGVGKSTLVNALVPDAGRATGHVNEVTGRGRHTSSSTVSLRYRGASGSGWVIDTPGVRSFGLGHVDPANILRAFTELAEVADECPRGCTHLPDAPDCALIEAVAEGRLGPTGPARLDSLQRLLATFADRGDRAAPRHPVRPRLEP; encoded by the coding sequence GTGAGCTGGCTGGACGACGCCGACGACGATGACCTCGACTTCGACGAGGCCGATGTGCGCGTCAGGCCGAATCCGAAGGCCAACCGTCCGCGCACCAAGCGCCGCCCGGCGCATGCCGACGCCCAGATCGGTCGGGTGCTCGGTGTCGACCGGGGCCGGTACGCGGTCCTCGTGGACGAAGACGGCGACGACGAGCACGAGATCATCGCGATGCGGGCGCGTGAGCTGCGCAAGGTCCCCATCGTCACGGGCGACCGGGCGCGGCTGGTGGGCGACAGATCCGGAGACGAGGGCACCCTCGCCCGGATCATCGGCATCGAAGAGCGCTCCTCGCTCCTCCGCCGCAGCGCCGACGACACCGATCAGGTCGAGCGGGTCATCGTCGCCAACGCCGACCAGATGCTCGTCGTCGTCGCCGCGGCGGATCCTGAGCCGCGGGAACGCCTGGTCGACCGCTATCTCGTCGCCGCGCTGGACGCCGGGATCCGCCCGCTTCTGGTCGTGACGAAGACCGACCTCGCCGACCCCGCGGACTTCCTGAGCCACTTCGAAGGGCTCGACCTCGAGGTGTTCACCAGTGCGCGCGGCGAGATGCCGGTCGAGCGCATCGGCGCCTCGCTGGCAGGGCACGCGACGGTCTTCGTAGGGCACTCGGGTGTCGGCAAGTCGACCCTGGTCAACGCCCTGGTTCCCGACGCGGGCCGCGCCACGGGACATGTGAACGAGGTCACCGGCCGCGGGCGTCACACCTCCAGCTCGACGGTCTCGCTGCGCTACCGCGGAGCGTCCGGATCGGGGTGGGTGATCGACACTCCCGGTGTCCGCTCGTTCGGTCTGGGTCACGTCGACCCCGCGAACATCCTGCGTGCCTTCACCGAACTCGCCGAGGTCGCCGACGAGTGCCCGCGAGGATGCACGCATCTGCCCGACGCCCCCGACTGCGCGCTCATCGAGGCGGTCGCCGAGGGGCGACTCGGGCCCACCGGTCCGGCGCGGCTGGACTCGCTGCAGCGGCTTCTCGCCACCTTCGCCGACCGCGGCGACCGGGCAGCGCCCCGGCATCCGGTTCGCCCTAGGCTGGAGCCATGA
- a CDS encoding sigma-70 family RNA polymerase sigma factor — protein MIATLERPDAQTVEEIAAVDWRVMSDQPASVEETRTQFEQQALPFMDQLYAAAMRMTRNPADAADLVQETFVKAFASWKSFTQGTNLKAWLYRILTNTYINTYRKKQREPFQGAIDELEDWQLGGAESTTAISTRSAEAEAIDHMPASVVKDALQAIPEDFRLAVYLADVEGFAYQEIADIMKTPIGTVMSRLHRGRRMLRDLLADYAKERGIDTAATGVKK, from the coding sequence ATGATCGCCACGCTCGAACGGCCTGACGCACAGACTGTCGAGGAGATCGCCGCCGTAGACTGGCGCGTGATGTCTGACCAGCCAGCCTCCGTCGAGGAAACGCGTACGCAGTTCGAGCAGCAGGCGCTGCCGTTCATGGACCAGCTGTACGCCGCGGCGATGCGGATGACGCGCAATCCGGCCGACGCCGCCGACCTCGTCCAGGAGACGTTCGTCAAGGCGTTCGCGTCGTGGAAGAGCTTCACCCAGGGCACGAATCTGAAGGCGTGGCTCTACCGGATCCTCACCAACACCTACATCAACACCTACCGGAAGAAGCAGCGCGAGCCCTTCCAAGGGGCGATCGACGAGCTGGAGGACTGGCAGCTCGGCGGAGCCGAATCGACGACGGCGATCAGTACGCGTTCGGCAGAGGCCGAAGCGATCGATCACATGCCGGCGTCGGTGGTGAAGGACGCTCTGCAGGCGATCCCGGAGGACTTCCGGTTGGCGGTGTACCTCGCCGATGTGGAGGGCTTCGCCTACCAGGAGATCGCCGACATCATGAAAACCCCCATCGGCACGGTCATGAGCCGTCTGCACCGAGGCAGGCGGATGCTGCGTGACCTGCTGGCCGATTACGCGAAAGAGCGCGGTATCGACACCGCCGCCACGGGAGTGAAGAAATGA